The Triticum aestivum cultivar Chinese Spring chromosome 3A, IWGSC CS RefSeq v2.1, whole genome shotgun sequence genome includes a region encoding these proteins:
- the LOC123060634 gene encoding uncharacterized protein has protein sequence MMLTYKEEKDKDKFCSCFMKVILCAYLAPTTGYQINRSYLLGALKDLSDIPRMNWCRFAADYLIDAIRDSRGNKVHNLNVGGCVHILHLIYVDLLKSDLVTIPEGYPRIKCVSSVVLEQIDNTGKKKTQDHCKFFESLLDDEKLEIFPTVEDHDDDIDDNAKSTHSMPLVTATISNVPCQEKHKLPQKVVQTSKKRPSDQSIDENLIKRIKKLEDHYTAERQKLITLSKRKLQNNLQQLEIKKTKEMAALVQEEIHKAMLPMNDDARAGSSLHNDDPTLTKGSIGTESPCHSNLDEVVLLSAKSAQCGHQTSTHVDAIPQLTAGTPSSPTFMNGIVQIGTHESPPATNLVNKENVKLDNFHPASSFVGQITQYEPSSSKEIIPTDQIVQAEPAACKDPFVERQETIERQDTFVANVLPASNICAVPHQPDLVPAVIIPTSPFILPNKDGDQVHSHIVQAEKNNIPSEDSSMLKIVGTDVQADTASVVPVSTNITGPGQGNPGDQPESNVFVVEHAKQDSTINVLHEVRNTVTTPTTVDVIPDTDFIAPKSTESASEILVADAHKATNMDSLAHNAASDVIQLQHTDKTTLEDEFQNQSNKQFGNLDVSKNEIESKKDIKIADSHATLKDVADISSPPLSIEIVGDVSIMSVSQMTREYDRMNVPGAATIDTTEHIAASTLHEVSRPEDTDKLIQPQHIVFETSVLPDHKSSSLDVL, from the exons ATGATGCTAACATACAAAGAGGAGAAAGACAAGGACAAGTTTTGCTCATGTTTCATGAAAGTCATCCTATGCGCCTACTTAGCTCCAACGACTGgttaccaaattaatagaagttacCTGCTAGGAGCTTTGAAGGACTTGAGCGACATACCTCGTATGAATTGGTGTCGTTTTGCTGCTGACTACCTTATCGATGCAATTCGTGACTCAAGGGGAAACAAAGTGCACAACCTGAACGTCGGTGGATGCGTTCATATTCTACAT CTCATATATGTGGATCTACTTAAATCAGATTTAGTAACAATACCCGAGGGTTACCCAAGGATTAAATGTGTGAGCTCGGTAGTACTGGAACAAATCGATAATACTGGAAAAAAGAAGACACAAGACCATTGCAAGTTCTTTGAGAGCTTACTG GACGATGAAAAGTTAGAAATTTTCCCAACTGTGGAAGACCatgatgatgatattgatgataACGCAAAATCTACACATTCCATGCCACTAGTTACAGCTACTATAAGTAATGTACCTTGCCAAGAGAAACATAAACTTCCGCAAAAGGTAGTACAAACTTCAAAGAAGCGCCCGTCAGATCAATCTATAGATGAG AATTTGATCAAACGGATTAAGAAGCTTGAAGACCACTACACAGCCGAGCGACAAAAGTTGATAACTTTGTCTAAACGCAAGCTTCAAAACAATCTGCAACAGCTTGAAATAAAGAAAACGAAGGAAATGGCAGCCTTGGTCCAGGAAGAGATTCATAAGGCTATGTTACCAATGAATGATGACGCACGTGCAGGAAGTTCTCTGCATAATGATGATCCCACTTTGACCAAAGGAAGTATAGGAACAGAAAGTCCATGTCACTCCAATCTAGATGAAGTTGTTCTGCTTTCTGCCAAGTCTGCTCAGTGTGGTCACCAAACTAGCACTCATGTTGATGCCATCCCACAATTGACAGCTGGCACACCTTCATCTCCAACGTTCATGAATGGAATAGTACAAATTGGTACTCATGAATCACCACCAGCAACTAATTTGGTGAACAAAGAAAATGTCAAACTGGACAATTTCCATCCCGCTTCATCATTTGTTGGTCAGATTACTCAGTACGAGCCTTCTTCTTCTAAAGAAATTATTCCCACCGATCAGATTGTTCAGGCTGAACCTGCTGCTTGTAAAGATCCATTTGTGGAAAGACAAGAGACCATAGAAAGACAAGATACTTTTGTTGCCAATGTTCTACCGGCGTCAAATATATGTGCGGTTCCACATCAGCCAGATTTAGTCCCTGCAGTCATCATTCCCACAAGTCCTTTTATCCTTCCAAACAAGGATGGCGACCAAGTCCATTCACATATTGTTCAAGCTGAGAAAAACAACATACCGAGTGAAGATTCATCAATGCTGAAGATTGTTGGTACTGATGTTCAAGCGGACACTGCTTCTGTTGTACCTGTTAGTACTAATATCACTGGGCCTGGACAGGGCAACCCAGGGGATCAACCAGAGAGTAATGTATTTGTTGTTGAACATGCAAAACAGGATTCCACAATAAATGTTTTGCATGAAGTACGTAATACCGTTACTACACCAACAACTGTTGATGTAATTCCGGATACTGACTTCATTGCTCCAAAATCAACAGAATCTGCATCTGAAATACTTGTTGCTGATGCACATAAAGCTACAAATATGGATAGTTTGGCACACAATGCTGCCTCAGATGTTATTCAACTACAACATACAGACAAGACGACACTTGAAGATGAATTTCAGAACCAATCGAATAAGCAATTTGGAAATCTTGATGTCAGCAAAAATGAAATTGAATCGAAGAAAGATATTAAAATTGCTGATAGTCATGCCACTTTAAAAGATGTTGCAGATATTTCTTCACCACCTTTATCCATAGAAATAGTTGGTGATGTATCAATTATGTCAGTCAGTCAAATGACCAGGGAATATGATAGGATGAATGTACCAGGAGCTGCTACTATTGATACTACTGAACATATTGCTGCATCTACGCTACACGAAGTCTCAAGACCTGAAGATACTGACAAGCTTATTCAGCCTCAACATATTGTTTTCGAAACTTCAGTTCTCCCCGACCACAAATCCTCCAGTTTGGATGTTTTGTAG
- the LOC123060635 gene encoding uncharacterized protein isoform X2: MPKPSTQPSGITLQIGQTSPKESSAMQDSDKKLLDKCVKMILGMTTNPPPANDNNQSLSHAINEVLTETLEQTLALAEIETQCTTGDIESSSCQSTQQEVANVAQNDLTGQKEEESQDHPSNNSVAEVSSERTEDDDISKVGKKDSNSHTSHLTPRHNFRDIEIVHIAEEPSSPKTIDCKHISKLAEPLPDGECFDYAGSINPSMKMRKQRYQKKDEITEGISEIVKKKQYPMKKLNNLYNTLVASSKFRGLRRTRRHEDNDTGGTKIRIGPASATERELIQCLMPKGKMCKNMMWLLSVALMYDWGSKTKVILDQTIITELLKKPKKCNHLYLCKKLSKLALQNVEQIFLPTLYDYHWILAVINLMENTIEIYDSNLEVKEGEDPHKVILENMANNRQKALNDYLQKSAFAFMDFPRKCSYAGKQTNNDDCGFWVIKVLLCHNGKELIGNYKWAMDVFRKEICYILVYHRFNDLNPRRPEIKKISSSMKTTTD, from the exons ATGCCCAAACCAAGCACTCAACCCTCAGGTATCACTTTGCAAATTGGTCAAACCTCACCAAAGGAATCTTCAGCAATGCAAGATTCTGATAAAAAATTACTAGACAAATGTGTGAAAATGATTCTAGGTATGACAACGAATCCACCACCTGCAAATGATAACAACCAATCACTAAGTCATGCTATCAATGAAGTGCTCACTGAAACCTTAGAACAAACTCTTGCACTAGCAGAAATTGAGACTCAGTGCACTACAGGAGACATAGAATCATCATCTTGTCAGTCTACACAACAAGAGGTTGCAAACGTTGCCCAAAATGATCTAACTGGACAAAAAGAAGAGGAATCCCAAGACCATCCTTCCAACAATTCAGTTGCAGAAGTAAGTTCTGAGCGCACCGAAGATGATGATATATCTAAAGTGGGCAAGAAAGATTCAAACTCTCATACTTCTCATTTAACCCCTA GACACAACTTCAGAGATATAGAGATAGTTCACATAGCCGAGGAACCTTCATCTCCTAAAACAATTGATTGTAAGCACATCTCTAAGCTTGCTGAGCCTTTACCAGATGGAGAATGTTTTGATTATGCTGGTAGCATAAATCCTTCTATGAAGATGAGAAAACAGCGTTATCAGAAGAAAGATGAGATCACTGAAGGGATATCTGAGATCGTTAAGAAGAAGCAATATCCAATGAAGAAGTTGAACAACCTGTACAATACTCTTGTGGCTAGTAGCAAGTTCCGAGGTTTACGTAGGACACGACGACACGAGGACAATGACACCGGTGGTACCAAGATAAGGATAGGTCCAGCTTCTGCAACAGAAAGAGAGTTAATACAATGCCTAATGCCAAAAGGAAAGATGTGCAAAAATATGATGTGGTTACTGTCCGTGGCACTTATGTATGATTGGGGATCAAAGACCAAGGTTATATTGGACCAGACAATTATA ACCGAATTGCTAAAAAAACCAAAGAAATGCAACCATCTATATCTATGCAAGAAGCTTAGTAAGTTGGCACTTCAAAATGTTGAGCAG aTATTTCTCCCTACACTATATGACTACCATTGGATTCTGGCGGTCATTAACCTCATGGAAAACACAATTGAAATTTATGACTCTAACTTAGAAGTGAAAGAAGGTGAAGACCCGCACAAGGTTATCTTGGAGAACATG GCCAACAATCGCCAAAAAGCATTGAATGATTATCTCCAAAAGAGTGCTTTCGCATTTATGGATTTCCCAAGGAAGTGTTCTTATGCTGGAAAACAAACAAACAA TGATGACTGTGGTTTCTGGGTTATAAAAGTACTTCTGTGTCACAATGGCAAGGAGCTCATTGGAAATTACAAG TGGGCAATGGATGTCTTCAGGAAGGAAATTTGCTATATCCTAGTTTACCACCGCTTCAATGATCTCAACCCAAGGAGGCCTGAGATTAAGAAGATATCATCCTCCATGAAGACAACAACAGACTGA
- the LOC123060635 gene encoding uncharacterized protein isoform X1 — translation MPKPSTQPSGITLQIGQTSPKESSAMQDSDKKLLDKCVKMILGMTTNPPPANDNNQSLSHAINEVLTETLEQTLALAEIETQCTTGDIESSSCQSTQQEVANVAQNDLTGQKEEESQDHPSNNSVAEVSSERTEDDDISKVGKKDSNSHTSHLTPNGECFDYAGSINPSMKMRKQRYQKKDEITEGISEIVKKKQYPMKKLNNLYNTLVASSKFRGLRRTRRHEDNDTGGTKIRIGPASATERELIQCLMPKGKMCKNMMWLLSVALMYDWGSKTKVILDQTIITELLKKPKKCNHLYLCKKLSKLALQNVEQIFLPTLYDYHWILAVINLMENTIEIYDSNLEVKEGEDPHKVILENMANNRQKALNDYLQKSAFAFMDFPRKCSYAGKQTNNDDCGFWVIKVLLCHNGKELIGNYKWAMDVFRKEICYILVYHRFNDLNPRRPEIKKISSSMKTTTD, via the exons ATGCCCAAACCAAGCACTCAACCCTCAGGTATCACTTTGCAAATTGGTCAAACCTCACCAAAGGAATCTTCAGCAATGCAAGATTCTGATAAAAAATTACTAGACAAATGTGTGAAAATGATTCTAGGTATGACAACGAATCCACCACCTGCAAATGATAACAACCAATCACTAAGTCATGCTATCAATGAAGTGCTCACTGAAACCTTAGAACAAACTCTTGCACTAGCAGAAATTGAGACTCAGTGCACTACAGGAGACATAGAATCATCATCTTGTCAGTCTACACAACAAGAGGTTGCAAACGTTGCCCAAAATGATCTAACTGGACAAAAAGAAGAGGAATCCCAAGACCATCCTTCCAACAATTCAGTTGCAGAAGTAAGTTCTGAGCGCACCGAAGATGATGATATATCTAAAGTGGGCAAGAAAGATTCAAACTCTCATACTTCTCATTTAACCCCTA ATGGAGAATGTTTTGATTATGCTGGTAGCATAAATCCTTCTATGAAGATGAGAAAACAGCGTTATCAGAAGAAAGATGAGATCACTGAAGGGATATCTGAGATCGTTAAGAAGAAGCAATATCCAATGAAGAAGTTGAACAACCTGTACAATACTCTTGTGGCTAGTAGCAAGTTCCGAGGTTTACGTAGGACACGACGACACGAGGACAATGACACCGGTGGTACCAAGATAAGGATAGGTCCAGCTTCTGCAACAGAAAGAGAGTTAATACAATGCCTAATGCCAAAAGGAAAGATGTGCAAAAATATGATGTGGTTACTGTCCGTGGCACTTATGTATGATTGGGGATCAAAGACCAAGGTTATATTGGACCAGACAATTATA ACCGAATTGCTAAAAAAACCAAAGAAATGCAACCATCTATATCTATGCAAGAAGCTTAGTAAGTTGGCACTTCAAAATGTTGAGCAG aTATTTCTCCCTACACTATATGACTACCATTGGATTCTGGCGGTCATTAACCTCATGGAAAACACAATTGAAATTTATGACTCTAACTTAGAAGTGAAAGAAGGTGAAGACCCGCACAAGGTTATCTTGGAGAACATG GCCAACAATCGCCAAAAAGCATTGAATGATTATCTCCAAAAGAGTGCTTTCGCATTTATGGATTTCCCAAGGAAGTGTTCTTATGCTGGAAAACAAACAAACAA TGATGACTGTGGTTTCTGGGTTATAAAAGTACTTCTGTGTCACAATGGCAAGGAGCTCATTGGAAATTACAAG TGGGCAATGGATGTCTTCAGGAAGGAAATTTGCTATATCCTAGTTTACCACCGCTTCAATGATCTCAACCCAAGGAGGCCTGAGATTAAGAAGATATCATCCTCCATGAAGACAACAACAGACTGA
- the LOC123060635 gene encoding uncharacterized protein isoform X3 gives MKMRKQRYQKKDEITEGISEIVKKKQYPMKKLNNLYNTLVASSKFRGLRRTRRHEDNDTGGTKIRIGPASATERELIQCLMPKGKMCKNMMWLLSVALMYDWGSKTKVILDQTIITELLKKPKKCNHLYLCKKLSKLALQNVEQIFLPTLYDYHWILAVINLMENTIEIYDSNLEVKEGEDPHKVILENMANNRQKALNDYLQKSAFAFMDFPRKCSYAGKQTNNDDCGFWVIKVLLCHNGKELIGNYKWAMDVFRKEICYILVYHRFNDLNPRRPEIKKISSSMKTTTD, from the exons ATGAAGATGAGAAAACAGCGTTATCAGAAGAAAGATGAGATCACTGAAGGGATATCTGAGATCGTTAAGAAGAAGCAATATCCAATGAAGAAGTTGAACAACCTGTACAATACTCTTGTGGCTAGTAGCAAGTTCCGAGGTTTACGTAGGACACGACGACACGAGGACAATGACACCGGTGGTACCAAGATAAGGATAGGTCCAGCTTCTGCAACAGAAAGAGAGTTAATACAATGCCTAATGCCAAAAGGAAAGATGTGCAAAAATATGATGTGGTTACTGTCCGTGGCACTTATGTATGATTGGGGATCAAAGACCAAGGTTATATTGGACCAGACAATTATA ACCGAATTGCTAAAAAAACCAAAGAAATGCAACCATCTATATCTATGCAAGAAGCTTAGTAAGTTGGCACTTCAAAATGTTGAGCAG aTATTTCTCCCTACACTATATGACTACCATTGGATTCTGGCGGTCATTAACCTCATGGAAAACACAATTGAAATTTATGACTCTAACTTAGAAGTGAAAGAAGGTGAAGACCCGCACAAGGTTATCTTGGAGAACATG GCCAACAATCGCCAAAAAGCATTGAATGATTATCTCCAAAAGAGTGCTTTCGCATTTATGGATTTCCCAAGGAAGTGTTCTTATGCTGGAAAACAAACAAACAA TGATGACTGTGGTTTCTGGGTTATAAAAGTACTTCTGTGTCACAATGGCAAGGAGCTCATTGGAAATTACAAG TGGGCAATGGATGTCTTCAGGAAGGAAATTTGCTATATCCTAGTTTACCACCGCTTCAATGATCTCAACCCAAGGAGGCCTGAGATTAAGAAGATATCATCCTCCATGAAGACAACAACAGACTGA